In the genome of Myxococcus guangdongensis, one region contains:
- a CDS encoding M36 family metallopeptidase gives MAKSPVRGVTTVVSLMLLAGCAVEPLTEATGPLRSATGNGTTPGASVSILSRDEARGVPTLVWMEPGAVAAPSIHGTPEAAAWDYLEQHASLYGLTPEDLGAAYVHRVHDVGRGGISVMFRQRVAGLEVLRGELKVLMTRRLELVGLTGNLRGGVKAARSQSLTSDVDQGFRYAPGSAVLRALEDLYGVSLSSTVREVGGLHGRQHLFDLAPGAVDTPSAISLVTPARLARVYHSIKGRLVPAYVMDVLAERTGDPRPRGYEYVVDASDGRVLERRNRISSEVFSYRVFAEPDGTPGDSPQLDFSPHPTGSPETPEPGFRRPIQVEVEGLTHPDGTVDPWLASNATLTSGNNVWAYADHLDPDGYSEGSDVQASVTPGTREFSAEYQPGLEPLETESQTVASIVQLFYTTNWLHDDYYRSGFDEAAGNAQANNWNRGGVGGDVLLAEAQNQGIDPEARNNAFAYVPADGRSPKLEMFLWRTREERGLTVPGQPRYTTGGAEFGLRRFERTGRLVLAEDGAEPRLDGCEALQNDVAGAIVLVERGNCNYEVKAVNAEAAGAAGLIVINHTPGSPPPDMRDVDPALHTDLPTLSITFEDGEALKALLGTTAVSGTMDRTPIVERDGSLDNTIVAHEWGHVLFHRLVGCDTPQCQALSEGWSDFIALHMMVRERDDLEGSYAVGGHAAQLLGQSSYYGVRRVPYSRDSGRNALRLGHIANSASLPTHPLRDNGIENAESHNAGEVWASMLLEGYLALLDGTKGSQPRLPSFEAARRRMADYVVHAMVQTPDNPTFTEQRDALLMVAGARDSEDMRVLAEAFRRRGAGSCAVAPPRASVEFEDVEESTELSAHLRIISARLDLVRTCDNDSVLDASESALVNITLKNDSPVTLTNVDVLVRSPEKALLFPLGATRKVDSLAPFQSVDLSIPVELDAALAQSPSTAYEVVATSAQACEPTVTLARTVRFNYDLGPSRTDRVEGHATTWTPTVLGGTADQAWRIVDSPLDAGERLWFARDGYDFADTVLETPSLEIPEGGRFVLRFEHRHAFAYWRDPVNPSIVRYWNGGVIELTRDGGASWVDAQSLLTIGYNGVLDNETGNALQDRAAFVAESPGWPERLTPVVLDFGTRLGGATVRLRFRMGSAWVFQAHGWEIDNITVEGTRAAPFLEVISQARTCALLAHAGEEQTVVSGEVVKLDGSRSDDPLDGALSYVWSQALGAEPTVVLSGHTTKAPQFTAPLVDKETVLEFQLTVSVPHQSRTARVKVRVLPPVTQPDAGEPDAGPPPDAGEPDAGPPPDAGEEPRTLVPPEMQTCAAAGGGVPLGLLGTLLLLAARRRHRG, from the coding sequence GTGGCCAAGAGTCCTGTGCGCGGTGTCACCACCGTGGTTTCCCTGATGCTCCTCGCGGGGTGCGCGGTGGAGCCTCTCACGGAAGCCACCGGCCCCCTGCGGTCCGCGACAGGAAATGGGACGACCCCGGGCGCCTCCGTGAGCATCCTGTCACGCGACGAGGCCCGGGGCGTGCCCACCCTGGTCTGGATGGAGCCGGGCGCGGTGGCGGCCCCGTCAATCCATGGCACACCCGAGGCCGCCGCCTGGGATTACCTGGAACAACATGCGTCTTTGTATGGCTTGACGCCCGAGGACCTGGGAGCCGCCTACGTCCACCGCGTCCACGACGTGGGGCGCGGCGGCATCAGCGTGATGTTCCGACAGCGCGTCGCGGGGCTGGAGGTGCTGCGAGGCGAGTTGAAGGTGCTGATGACGCGGCGGCTGGAGCTGGTGGGGCTCACCGGCAATCTGCGCGGCGGGGTGAAAGCCGCGCGGAGCCAATCCCTGACATCCGACGTCGACCAGGGCTTCCGGTACGCGCCCGGCAGCGCCGTGCTGCGGGCCCTGGAGGACCTGTATGGTGTCTCGCTTTCGAGCACCGTCCGGGAGGTCGGCGGGCTCCACGGGCGGCAGCACCTCTTCGACCTCGCGCCGGGCGCGGTGGACACGCCCTCCGCCATCTCCCTCGTGACACCAGCGAGGCTGGCGCGCGTCTATCATTCCATCAAGGGGCGCCTGGTTCCCGCGTATGTGATGGACGTCCTCGCCGAGCGCACGGGAGACCCCCGCCCCCGCGGGTATGAGTACGTCGTGGACGCGAGCGACGGCCGGGTCCTGGAGCGGCGCAATCGCATCTCAAGCGAGGTGTTCTCCTATCGCGTCTTCGCGGAGCCGGACGGCACACCGGGGGATTCCCCCCAGCTCGACTTCTCGCCGCACCCCACGGGCAGTCCGGAGACGCCGGAGCCGGGCTTCCGCCGTCCCATCCAGGTCGAGGTGGAGGGCCTGACACACCCCGATGGCACGGTGGACCCGTGGCTGGCCTCGAACGCGACGCTCACGTCGGGAAACAACGTCTGGGCCTACGCGGACCACCTGGATCCGGACGGCTACTCGGAGGGGAGCGATGTCCAGGCCTCCGTGACGCCCGGCACCCGGGAGTTCAGCGCGGAGTATCAGCCGGGCCTCGAGCCCCTGGAGACCGAGAGCCAGACGGTCGCCTCCATCGTCCAGCTCTTCTACACGACCAACTGGCTCCACGATGACTACTACCGCTCGGGCTTCGACGAGGCGGCGGGCAATGCCCAGGCGAACAACTGGAACCGTGGCGGCGTGGGCGGAGACGTCCTGCTGGCCGAGGCTCAGAACCAGGGCATTGACCCCGAGGCGCGCAACAACGCCTTCGCGTATGTCCCCGCGGACGGGCGGTCCCCGAAGCTGGAGATGTTCCTGTGGCGGACGCGCGAGGAGCGTGGGCTCACCGTCCCCGGACAGCCCCGGTACACCACGGGCGGAGCGGAGTTCGGGTTGCGGCGCTTCGAGCGGACGGGCCGGCTCGTGCTGGCGGAGGACGGCGCCGAGCCCCGGCTCGATGGATGCGAGGCCCTCCAGAACGACGTGGCGGGGGCCATCGTCCTGGTGGAGCGTGGCAACTGCAACTACGAGGTCAAGGCGGTGAACGCCGAGGCCGCGGGGGCCGCCGGGCTCATCGTCATCAATCACACCCCGGGCTCCCCCCCGCCGGACATGCGCGACGTGGACCCCGCGCTCCACACCGACCTGCCGACGCTGTCCATCACCTTCGAGGACGGAGAGGCGCTCAAGGCGCTGCTCGGGACCACGGCCGTCTCGGGCACCATGGACCGCACCCCCATCGTCGAGCGGGACGGCAGCCTGGACAACACCATCGTCGCGCACGAGTGGGGCCACGTCCTGTTCCACCGGCTGGTGGGCTGCGACACGCCCCAATGCCAGGCCTTGAGTGAAGGCTGGAGCGACTTCATCGCGCTCCACATGATGGTGCGCGAGCGCGACGACCTCGAGGGCAGCTACGCGGTTGGCGGCCATGCGGCGCAACTGCTCGGCCAGAGTTCCTATTACGGCGTGCGACGGGTGCCCTACTCCCGTGACTCCGGGCGCAACGCACTGAGGCTCGGCCACATCGCCAACAGCGCCTCGCTCCCCACGCACCCGCTGCGGGACAACGGCATCGAGAACGCCGAGTCCCACAACGCCGGCGAGGTCTGGGCGTCCATGCTCCTGGAGGGCTACCTCGCCCTGCTCGACGGGACGAAAGGCTCCCAGCCGCGCCTGCCCTCGTTCGAGGCCGCGCGGCGGCGCATGGCGGACTACGTCGTCCACGCCATGGTCCAGACGCCCGACAACCCGACCTTCACCGAGCAACGCGATGCCCTGCTCATGGTCGCCGGAGCCCGGGACAGCGAGGACATGCGGGTTCTGGCGGAGGCGTTCCGCCGGCGGGGCGCGGGCTCGTGCGCGGTGGCGCCTCCCCGCGCCTCGGTGGAGTTCGAGGACGTGGAGGAGTCCACCGAGCTGAGCGCCCACCTGCGCATCATCTCCGCGCGGCTCGACCTGGTGCGCACGTGCGACAACGACAGCGTGCTCGACGCCTCCGAGTCGGCCCTGGTCAACATCACCCTCAAGAACGACAGCCCCGTGACGCTGACGAACGTGGACGTCCTGGTCCGCAGCCCGGAGAAGGCGCTGCTCTTCCCGCTCGGAGCGACGCGCAAGGTGGACAGCCTGGCCCCCTTCCAGAGCGTCGACCTCTCGATTCCCGTCGAGCTCGATGCCGCGCTGGCGCAGTCGCCCTCGACGGCCTACGAGGTCGTCGCCACCAGCGCCCAGGCCTGCGAGCCCACCGTCACGTTGGCGAGGACCGTCCGCTTCAACTACGACCTGGGGCCATCCCGGACGGACCGGGTCGAGGGCCATGCGACGACGTGGACCCCCACGGTGCTGGGAGGGACCGCCGACCAGGCCTGGCGCATCGTCGATTCGCCCCTCGATGCGGGTGAGCGACTCTGGTTCGCGAGGGACGGCTATGACTTCGCGGACACGGTGCTGGAGACGCCGTCACTGGAGATTCCCGAGGGCGGCCGGTTCGTGCTGCGCTTCGAGCACCGCCACGCGTTCGCGTATTGGAGGGACCCCGTCAATCCCTCCATCGTCCGCTACTGGAATGGCGGCGTCATCGAGCTGACCCGGGACGGCGGCGCGAGCTGGGTGGATGCCCAGTCGCTGCTCACCATCGGCTACAACGGGGTGCTCGACAACGAGACGGGCAATGCCCTGCAGGACCGCGCGGCCTTCGTGGCCGAGAGCCCGGGATGGCCCGAGCGGCTCACGCCCGTCGTCCTGGACTTCGGCACGCGACTGGGCGGCGCCACCGTGCGGCTGCGCTTCCGCATGGGCTCCGCCTGGGTCTTCCAGGCGCACGGGTGGGAAATCGACAACATCACCGTCGAGGGGACACGGGCAGCGCCGTTCCTGGAGGTCATCTCCCAGGCGCGCACCTGCGCCCTGCTCGCCCACGCCGGCGAGGAGCAGACCGTCGTCAGCGGCGAGGTCGTGAAGCTCGATGGCTCGCGCAGCGACGACCCCCTCGACGGGGCGCTGAGCTACGTGTGGTCGCAGGCCCTCGGGGCTGAGCCAACGGTCGTCCTGAGCGGTCACACGACGAAAGCCCCCCAGTTCACCGCGCCCCTCGTGGACAAGGAGACGGTGTTGGAGTTCCAGCTGACCGTGAGCGTCCCCCACCAGTCGCGCACGGCGCGGGTCAAGGTCCGGGTCCTGCCCCCCGTCACGCAGCCCGACGCGGGCGAACCGGACGCCGGTCCTCCGCCTGACGCGGGTGAACCGGACGCCGGCCCGCCTCCCGACGCGGGTGAAGAACCGCGCACCCTCGTCCCCCCCGAGATGCAAACCTGCGCCGCGGCTGGAGGCGGCGTGCCCCTGGGCCTCCTGGGCACGCTGCTCCTGCTCGCAGCCCGCCGTCGACACCGGGGCTGA
- a CDS encoding M23 family metallopeptidase — translation MRLSPLCALAALLAVTSSEAAVRYEIKNRRIEPRQTLAGALHEAQLPDAQVTAVISALEGVFDFRRSRVGDQFRIVLRDGELDFFDYRQSLVDEWQVRRDGEKFVGSKRAIEVEKQVSVVSLEIQTSLYEAAVDAGEDPAIGMVLADVFAWDIDFYRDVRKGDTARALVEKFVSKGRVLRYGEVLAAQYQGGLVGPKKVYRYVLPDGQPNYFQADGASAKKTFLKSPLKYAHVTSKFGSRFHPVLQYLKNHNGVDYGTPIGTPVWAVSDGTVTQAGWAGAAGNMVVLRHANGFETQYMHLSKVGEGVRVGARVSQKQVIAYSGNTGRSTGPHLHFGMKRGGSYTNPLSQQFPRADPLPKQLLPDFLAKAQELASQMEAVSVAAVAGQAPAAP, via the coding sequence ATGCGACTCTCCCCCCTCTGTGCCCTGGCCGCCCTGCTGGCGGTGACCTCCTCGGAGGCCGCCGTCCGGTATGAAATCAAGAACCGCCGCATCGAACCGCGCCAGACGCTGGCGGGCGCGCTGCATGAGGCGCAGCTGCCGGACGCGCAGGTGACCGCCGTCATCTCCGCGCTCGAGGGCGTGTTCGACTTCCGCCGCTCCCGCGTGGGGGACCAGTTCCGCATCGTCCTGCGCGACGGGGAGCTGGACTTCTTCGACTACCGCCAGAGCCTGGTGGACGAGTGGCAGGTGCGCCGCGACGGCGAGAAGTTCGTCGGCAGCAAGCGCGCGATTGAAGTGGAGAAGCAGGTGTCCGTGGTGTCGCTCGAAATCCAGACGTCGCTCTACGAGGCGGCGGTGGACGCGGGCGAGGACCCGGCCATCGGCATGGTGCTGGCGGACGTGTTCGCCTGGGACATCGACTTCTACCGCGACGTGCGCAAGGGCGACACGGCGCGCGCGCTGGTGGAGAAGTTCGTCTCCAAGGGCCGCGTGCTGCGCTACGGCGAGGTGCTCGCCGCGCAGTACCAGGGGGGCCTCGTGGGCCCCAAGAAGGTCTACCGGTACGTGCTGCCGGACGGCCAGCCCAACTACTTCCAGGCGGACGGCGCCAGCGCGAAGAAGACCTTCCTCAAGAGCCCGCTGAAGTACGCGCACGTCACCAGCAAGTTCGGCTCGCGCTTCCACCCGGTGCTCCAGTACCTGAAGAACCACAACGGCGTGGACTACGGCACGCCCATCGGCACGCCGGTGTGGGCGGTGTCGGACGGCACCGTGACGCAGGCGGGCTGGGCCGGCGCCGCCGGCAACATGGTGGTGCTGCGCCACGCCAACGGCTTCGAGACCCAGTACATGCACCTGTCCAAGGTGGGCGAGGGCGTGCGCGTGGGTGCCCGCGTCAGCCAGAAGCAGGTCATCGCCTACTCGGGCAACACCGGCCGCTCCACCGGGCCGCACCTGCACTTCGGCATGAAGCGCGGCGGCAGCTACACCAACCCGCTCAGCCAGCAGTTCCCCCGCGCGGACCCGCTGCCCAAGCAGCTCTTGCCGGACTTCCTCGCCAAGGCGCAGGAGCTGGCCTCGCAGATGGAGGCCGTCTCCGTGGCCGCCGTCGCGGGACAGGCTCCGGCCGCGCCCTGA
- a CDS encoding DUF2378 family protein, with protein MAFPKNDLDQRLALVRPEDTVRGLIFNAVLMLAERQLGPDSAARLREPLFKRSPVDFFSYSAVDAIRLLYATSEALEKAGRYPTQEDAVRACGAAAVTGFFSSTVGQTLTRLIGKGDPKRLLSNAPTAYSTLVSYGRREYTVLHERHVRLSFQGDMQPVQFHEGVLQEALKAIQCNGRVVGTPHGYFAADYDITWES; from the coding sequence ATGGCCTTCCCGAAGAATGACTTGGACCAGCGCCTGGCGCTGGTGCGGCCGGAAGACACGGTCCGCGGCCTCATCTTCAACGCGGTGCTGATGCTCGCCGAGCGGCAGCTGGGGCCGGACTCCGCCGCGCGCCTGCGCGAGCCGCTCTTCAAGCGCTCCCCCGTGGACTTCTTCTCCTACTCCGCCGTGGACGCCATCCGGTTGCTCTACGCCACGTCGGAGGCGCTGGAGAAGGCGGGGCGCTACCCCACGCAGGAGGACGCGGTGCGCGCGTGCGGCGCCGCCGCCGTCACCGGCTTCTTCTCCTCCACGGTGGGCCAGACGCTCACGCGGCTGATTGGCAAGGGGGACCCCAAGCGCCTGTTGTCCAACGCGCCCACGGCCTACTCCACCTTGGTCAGCTACGGGCGCCGGGAGTACACCGTGTTGCACGAGCGTCACGTGCGCCTGTCCTTCCAGGGCGACATGCAGCCGGTGCAGTTCCACGAGGGCGTGTTGCAGGAGGCCCTCAAGGCCATCCAGTGCAACGGCCGCGTCGTGGGCACGCCCCACGGTTACTTCGCGGCGGACTACGACATCACCTGGGAGTCGTAG